One segment of Perognathus longimembris pacificus isolate PPM17 chromosome 26, ASM2315922v1, whole genome shotgun sequence DNA contains the following:
- the Ucn2 gene encoding urocortin-2, whose protein sequence is MTTRVPLVLMVVWLGRVLAVPTNPIPAFQLPSENAPPTTPSPATSKSPSMITKGPSISWNHPGPGPRLGPRMTLSLDVPLGLLQILLEQAQSRAARERAAANARILARVGRR, encoded by the coding sequence ATGACCACACGCGTGCCACTGGTGCTGATGGTTGTGTGGCTAGGCAGGGTGCTGGCCGTCCCAACAAACCCCATCCCAGCCTTCCAACTTCCCTCAGAGAACGCTCCCCCGACCACTCCCTCTCCTGCCACCTCGAAGAGTCCCTCCATGATCACCAAGGGCCCCTCGATTTCCTGGAATCATCCTGGTCCTGGCCCCCGCCTTGGCCCCCGCATGACCCTCTCGCTGGATGTCCCCCTGGGGCTCCTGCAGATTTTACTGGAGCAAGCCCAGAGCCGGGCTGCCAGAGAGCGAGCGGCTGCCAATGCCCGCATTCTGGCCAGGGTTGGCCGCCGCTAA